The sequence CGGTGACAGTCATCAACACCACCGTCGCGGTCCCTTCCCCGCCGAGTGGTATGGTCGCTTGGCCGGTGGCCGTTCCTGCTCCGGCTGTCACATCCTCAGACAGCACGGCAGTGGTATCGGCTTTGGTGGCCGAGACCGTGACGCCGGTGACGGCGCTCGCCACATTCACCGTATAGCTCAGCGTACTTGGTGCAAATGCAGGAGCCAAGCGGCCTGGAGACACGCTCAGAGCCGACAGATGGTTGTCCCCACCCAGGGCGGCGCGATCGACTTCCACCGTATAGGTCTTCTGCGTTCCGTTCAGTGCCGTCACCACCAGAGTAATCAGGGTGCGTAGCCCTGCTGCACGCAAGGTCATGGGACGAGCCTGTCCAGAGTTGGTGGGTGTCCCGTTCACTGTCAACGTGGCCGTAGAGTCGTGCAGTGTCGGCGTCACGGTGACGGTCGTGACACTGGTCGCCACACTCACCGCATAGTCCTCGGTCTCGGAATTGAAGGCAGGCGACAAGGGACCAGGCGACACCGTCAACCCGGAGAGGTTGTTGTTTCCAGCCAGGGCGGCGCGAATGACGTTCACAACATATGTTTTGGCAGGGCCGCTCTGAGGGTCCACGACGATCGTGATAAAGGTGTTCGATCCCGGTCCGTTCAATGTCACGCTGCGAGCCTGCCCTGAGGTCGTGCCTTGCCCACTGACGGTCATGATTGAATCCGTATCTTGCAAAGTCGGCGTGATCGTGACGCTGGTCGTCCCGCTTTCCACATTAACGGTGTATCCGACGGTACCGGCGCTGAAAGCGGGGGTGAGGCGTCCGGGTGAGATAGTCAGGCTCTGCAAGTTGTTATTGTTGGAGACCCCGCGGCTCACCGTCACCAGGTAGGCTTTGTCATTGCCGTTCTGGGCCGTCACGAGGATGGTGATGGTCGTACTTTGTCCTGGGCCATTGAGGGTGATGGCACGAGCGTGACCGGAGATCGCGGCTTGCCCATTCACGGTCAGCGTCGCCGCAGGATCCGATAGCGCGGGCGTGACGGTCACGCTGGCGACGGTGTTGGCGACCATGG is a genomic window of Candidatus Nitrospira kreftii containing:
- a CDS encoding hypothetical protein (conserved protein of unknown function), whose translation is MQPPSPHIVHSLPRFTPRPKRRAAPDQNQFDTLYWARNRCVSAAGTYLGMVLVMSGLGLHGCSDSASVNPAVELASVTITPGTLQPAFSGGTTQYRIDLTSSVESVLVNAQAAVSGDTVTINGQATTSRSITLEPAGSTTIVTIVVSESNTSSRTYTLRLDRAGVAGTNSLQSLTVSSGTLAPAFTADTLVYTAMVANTVASVTVTPALSDPAATLTVNGQAAISGHARAITLNGPGQSTTITILVTAQNGNDKAYLVTVSRGVSNNNNLQSLTISPGRLTPAFSAGTVGYTVNVESGTTSVTITPTLQDTDSIMTVSGQGTTSGQARSVTLNGPGSNTFITIVVDPQSGPAKTYVVNVIRAALAGNNNLSGLTVSPGPLSPAFNSETEDYAVSVATSVTTVTVTPTLHDSTATLTVNGTPTNSGQARPMTLRAAGLRTLITLVVTALNGTQKTYTVEVDRAALGGDNHLSALSVSPGRLAPAFAPSTLSYTVNVASAVTGVTVSATKADTTAVLSEDVTAGAGTATGQATIPLGGEGTATVVLMTVTAPNGSSKTYRLTMHRAASSSNTHLSALTVSPGSLTPAFAADTEDYTTGVASEVMSIHVSATKADANAVISGSVSAGTGVPTGDATIPLNGAGTSTAASITVTAPNGSSKTYSITITRAMNGDEATNGGNRGNGNNRGERGNRGNGTEGDDDDE